One region of Acropora muricata isolate sample 2 chromosome 13, ASM3666990v1, whole genome shotgun sequence genomic DNA includes:
- the LOC136896014 gene encoding uncharacterized protein: MTIMENGMVKDRNGSWEAPLPLRCDLKDLPSSRENAMKRLKSTARTLHRKPTMREQYFGFMQNIFDNDHAEKIPEEDMKPEKPCWYLPHFAVYHPKKPAKIRVVFDSAAECDGISLNKLLLSGPDMTNNLLGVLLRFRQNPVAIVADIEQMFHSFKVKREHRDLLRFLWFKDNDPNGEITEYRMKVHIFGNTSSPAVANHGLRKTAEVGEAEFGSDAKAFVHNNFYVDDGLHSAPDPGSAIDLLRRTQAMLATANLRLHKIASSHAEVMEAFPPEDHASGLYNLDFSKDPIPMQRSLGVYWDLKSDSFTFQVALEEKPFTRRGVLSVTNSLYDPLGLAAPVIIKGKQLLRSLTTELSASQPNAWDLPLPAECRPVWENWCHSLQALEDIKVPRPYSGKALKTAARTELHTFCDASEMAIGAVSYLRIIQNTGEVQVAFVLGKAKLTPTHATTIPRLELCAAVLGVELSELINEELQQKPDSVSYYSDSKVVLSYISNDSRRFYVYVSNRVERIRRTSAPHQWNYVVTHLNPADLATRSVEAGDLKESMWLRGPKFLYNSDLLASTHNGELITEILPDDPEVRKIKVFTTHMHVEARMTIGSERFSRFSKWSKLQGAIARLISFARSQRKTRIQSDTAPAQLYHQAKVVIIKSVQYEAFGEDIERIKRSAKLPKSSVLAKLCPVIDADGLLRVGGRLDHADLTNEEQHPIILHKSCHVSTLVIRHFHHKTQHQGRVFTHGLVRRSGFWIIGGKRLINSILEKCIKCKKLRGKGQIQKMADLPMDRVSPVPPFSYVGLDVFGPWQICARRTRGGLAHSKRWAVLFVCMSTRAIHIEVIESMDTSSFINALRRFLAIRGPVIQLRSDCGTNFVGARNELQAVLKPSDASAVRSYLLKEGCEWLFNPPHASHAGGAWERMIGVTRRVLEAILVDVPSKYLTHEVLTTLMAEVSAIVNARPLVPVSNDPDAPEVLTPATLLTQKPQQLRPPAGDFNAENLLSKQWKRVQHLANVFWARWRKEYLPTLQPRRKWQNASRNLREGDLVLLRCKDAPRNNWPLARITKAQADQDGKVRKVELVTAKEGSMRHYQRPVTEAILLKAED, encoded by the coding sequence ATGACAATTATGGAAAATGGTATGGTGAAGGATAGAAATGGTAGCTGGGAGGCACCCCTTCCCCTACGCTGCGATCTCAAGGATCTTCCCAGCAGCCGCGAGAACGCTATGAAACGCCTCAAGTCCACAGCTCGTACCTTGCACAGGAAACCGACCATGAGAGAACAATACTTTGGCTTCATGCAAAATATCTTTGACAATGACCACGCCGAAAAGATTCCAGAAGAAGACATGAAACCAGAAAAACCGTGTTGGTACCTACCGCACTTCGCGGTCTATCATCCAAAAAAGCCCGCCAAGATCCGCGTCGTGTTCGACTCGGCTGCTGAATGTGATGGTATATCCCTAAACAAGCTGCTGCTGTCCGGCCCCGACATGACAAACAACCTCCTCGGGGTGCTTTTACGTTTTCGTCAAAACCCAGTTGCGATAGTAGCAGATATCGAGCAAATGTTCCACTCCTTTAAGGTCAAAAGGGAGCACAGAGACCTCCTGAGGTTCCTGTGGTTCAAGGACAATGATCCGAACGGCGAGATAACCGAGTACAGAATGAAAGTCCATATATTCGGAAACACTTCGTCACCAGCAGTAGCAAATCATGGCCTGCGAAAAACCGCTGAGGTTGGAGAAGCTGAGTTCGGTTCAGACGCAAAGGCATTTGTACACAACAATTTTTACGTAGATGATGGCCTCCATTCCGCCCCCGATCCTGGAAGTGCAATAGATTTGCTTCGCCGCACTCAAGCCATGCTCGCCACCGCGAACCTTCGCCTACACAAAATTGCCTCGAGCCACGCTGAAGTCATGGAAGCATTCCCACCTGAGGACCACGCCAGCGGACTCTACAACCTGGATTTCAGCAAAGACCCAATCCCCATGCAGCGATCGCTAGGGGTGTACTGGGACTTAAAATCTGATTCCTTTACCTTCCAAGTCGCGCTAGAAGAGAAACCGTTCACACGGCGAGGAGTTCTCTCGGTGACCAATAGCCTCTATGATCCTCTAGGTCTGGCAGCACCGGTTATTATTAAAGGAAAACAGTTGCTCAGGTCACTGACTACAGAACTGAGTGCCTCACAGCCGAACGCCTGGGACCTTCCGCTCCCGGCAGAATGCCGACCTGTATGGGAAAACTGGTGTCATTCTCTTCAAGCACTAGAAGACATCAAGGTTCCCCGCCCTTACAGTGGCAAGGCGTTGAAGACAGCTGCTCGCACAGAGCTACACACATTTTGCGACGCATCCGAAATGGCAATTGGAGCAGTTTCGTATCTTCGAATTATCCAAAACACCGGCGAAGTGCAAGTAGCCTTTGTGCTTGGAAAGGCCAAGTTGACACCGACCCACGCCACAACCATTCCTCGCTTAGAACTGTGCGCAGCTGTACTCGGAGTCGAGTTATCTGAGCTCATAAATGAAGAACTTCAACAAAAACCGGATTCTGTGAGCTACTACTCGGATAGCAAGGTCGTGTTAAGCTACATCTCAAACGACTCAAGGCGATTTTACGTTTATGTTAGTAACCGCGTAGAGCGAATCCGCAGAACGTCAGCACCACATCAATGGAATTACGTTGTCACCCATCTGAATCCTGCAGATCTGGCTACCCGATCAGTAGAAGCAGGCGATTTAAAAGAGAGTATGTGGCTCAGAGGTCCGAAGTTTCTCTACAACAGCGACCTACTAGCTTCCACCCACAATGGGGAGCTCATAACAGAAATCCTACCGGATGATCCTGAAGTGCGCAAAATTAAGGTCTTCACTACCCATATGCATGTGGAAGCCCGCATGACCATTGGATCAGAGCGCTTcagcagattttcaaaatggtccaaACTTCAGGGCGCCATAGCAAGACTGATCAGTTTCGCACGCTCTCAAAGAAAGACTCGCATTCAGAGCGATACAGCTCCTGCTCAATTATATCACCAAGCGAAGGTTGTCATTATCAAGAGCGTGCAGTACGAAGCTTTCGGAGAAGACATCGAGCGCATCAAGCGTTCCGCGAAACTTCCCAAGTCTAGCGTCTTAGCGAAGCTGTGCCCTGTCATCGACGCAGATGGACTACTTCGCGTAGGCGGGAGACTCGACCATGCAGATCTCACCAACGAAGAGCAACACCCCATTATCCTACACAAATCATGCCACGTCTCAACACTCGTGATCCGACACTTCCACCACAAAACACAGCATCAGGGAAGAGTGTTCACTCACGGCCTAGTCCGCAGAAGTGGATTCTGGATCATAGGAGGGAAAAGATTGATCAACAGCATCCTTGAGAAGTGCATCAAATGCAAGAAACTGAGAGGCAAGGGCCAGATCCAGAAGATGGCCGACTTGCCCATGGATCGCGTCAGTCCTGTACCCCCATTCAGCTATGTGGGACTCGACGTATTCGGTCCATGGCAAATTTGCGCCAGGCGTACCAGAGGAGGTCTTGCTCACAGCAAACGCTGGGCCGTACTGTTCGTATGCATGTCAACCCGAGCAATCCACATCGAGGTCATTGAATCCATGGACACTTCAAGTTTCATTAATGCCCTCCGTAGATTCCTTGCAATAAGGGGACCGGTCATCCAACTGCGCTCAGACTGCGGAACTAACTTCGTAGGAGCACGTAACGAGCTTCAAGCAGTACTAAAGCCATCGGACGCCAGTGCCGTTAGGAGTTATCTTCTGAAGGAAGGCTGCGAGTGGCTTTTTAACCCGCCCCACGCCTCACATGCAGGTGGGGCGTGGGAGAGGATGATAGGAGTGACCAGACGCGTATTGGAAGCTATACTGGTAGATGTCCCATCGAAGTACTTGACCCATGAAGTCTTGACAACCTTGATGGCTGAAGTGTCGGCCATCGTCAATGCCAGACCGCTCGTACCAGTGTCCAACGATCCAGATGCGCCCGAAGTTCTAACACCTGCAACGCTGCTAACGCAGAAACCACAACAGTTGAGACCGCCAGCCGGGGACTTCAATGCTGAAAATCTTCTCAGCAAACAGTGGAAACGAGTTCAGCACCTCGCTAATGTTTTCTGGGCGCGATGGAGAAAGGAGTACCTGCCCACATTACAGCCACGAAGAAAGTGGCAAAACGCGTCCCGTAACCTGCGGGAAGGTGACCTTGTCCTCCTCCGCTGCAAAGACGCACCCAGAAATAATTGGCCGCTCGCGAGAATCACCAAAGCACAGGCGGACCAGGACGGGAAAGTGCGCAAGGTGGAGCTGGTAACCGCCAAGGAAGGCTCTATGAGGCATTACCAAAGGCCAGTTACAGAAGCAATCCTGCTAAAGGCAGAGGATTAG